Genomic DNA from Coffea arabica cultivar ET-39 chromosome 7e, Coffea Arabica ET-39 HiFi, whole genome shotgun sequence:
GTAGGATTGTGCACGCAGATAGATTTTTTAATTGGTTCCTGTTTAGGTACAATCATTTGGATTTTGTTCcccttattttttgttttgttgaagatTGTTTAGTCCATAGGTGCAACAAAACCCGTTAGATGTACTGAATTTCCATTCCATTTGTGAGTTTTGTGTATGTGCAGTCAGTTTAGTTTTGAGTCTGAATGGTTTGAAACAACTGCAGATTTTGCTTTTGATCAGTATATAAGGGAAAATGTTGCCTCCTGCGTCTCGCGATGAAAATGTTTACATGGCCAAGTTGGCCGAACAGGCTGAGCGGTACGAGGAAATGGTTGAGTTTATGGAAAAGGTTGCAAAGGCTGTTGATACTGAGGAGCTAACTGTGGAGGAAAGGAACCTTCTCTCTGTGGCTTACAAGAATGTTATTGGTTCCAGGAGGGCTTCCTGGAGGATCATCTCTTCCATTGAGCAGAAGGAAGAGAGCCGTGGGAATGAAGATCATGTGAACATGATTAAGGAATATAGAGGAAAAATTGAGGCTGAGCTTACCAAGATCTGTGATGGAATTTTGGGGCTTCTTGAGTCCCATTTGATTCCTTCAGCCTCTGCTGCTGAGTCCCAGGTGTTTTACCTGAAGATGAAAGGTGATTACCATAGGTACCTGGCTGAATTTAAGACTGGTGCTGACAGAAAAGAAGCTGCAGAGAACACTTTGGTTGCTTATAAGTCTGCTCAGGTTAGTTTTACTCCTTTTTATAGGTGTTGCTTTCTATGCACTTAATAAAGAGATTAGTTAGTCTCTGAATGATAAGCTTCTCATCATACAGGATATTGCTTTGGCTGAATTGCCTCCCACTCACCCAATTAGGCTTGGCCTTGCTCTTAACTTCTCCGTGTTCTACTATGAAATTCTTAGCGCACCTGACCGTGCTTG
This window encodes:
- the LOC140011040 gene encoding 14-3-3-like protein GF14-C gives rise to the protein MLPPASRDENVYMAKLAEQAERYEEMVEFMEKVAKAVDTEELTVEERNLLSVAYKNVIGSRRASWRIISSIEQKEESRGNEDHVNMIKEYRGKIEAELTKICDGILGLLESHLIPSASAAESQVFYLKMKGDYHRYLAEFKTGADRKEAAENTLVAYKSAQDIALAELPPTHPIRLGLALNFSVFYYEILSAPDRACSLAKQAFDEAISELDTLGEETYKDSTLIMQLLRDNLTLWTSDIPEDAGDEIKEPSKLDTGEGQQ